One Sulfurimonas sp. HSL-3221 genomic window, ACTATACGACCTGGGAGTTCTGCATCAAGATCATCAACGCCGTGTTCCACAAAACCATCGCGGAAGCGGACGCCATCACCCACGACATCCACACCAAGGGCAAGGGCCTGTGCGGCATCTACACATACGAAATCGCAGAGACAAAGGCGTTTATGGTTCGGGAGCAGGCCCGCAAAGAGGGATTTCCCATGCGCTGTTCGGTTGAAGAACAATAAGGGCTTTTATTTAATCTATGTTCTGAGCAAAGCTAAACTTGTTAGCGAATTGAGAAATGTTATGTCAATCTAATTGGAGCATTTTTTCCAAACTTAAAATAGAGAGTTTTCTCTACCAGATTATGATATTTATTTTCCACTATATACTAGATCTGCTATTTCGAAAAATGCTCCGTTGATTCTCACCTACCCAATAACCTTCATAAAATCATTCAATGTCAACACTCCCTTTCTCCCTAATAAAGTTGTCATAGTGTAATATTGAATTTCAACAATAATAGTTTTCAAGGTTAATGATTGTTTTATTCACCTCTTAGATATCCTGGTGGGAAAGGAAAGCTTTCCAATTGGGTAGCTAATTTCATGCGTCATAATAATATCAGTGGAGGTGTATATATAGAACCTTACGCTGGAGGGGCAGCAGTAGCACTATATTTATTATTACAAGAGTATGTTGATCATATCGTCATCAATGATGCAGATCCAGTGATTTATAGTTTTTGGTGGTCAGTCATCAATGAAACAGATGCTTTAACTACTTTAATTAGGGATACACCAGTGACCATAAAAGAACGGGAAAAGCAACTCAAAATCATAAATAATACAGACGAACATTCACTTCTTGAAGTTGGTTTCGCAACATTTTTTCTCAATAGAACAAACCGTTCAGGTATTTTAAAAGCAGGTGTAATTGGTGGTAATCAACAAGATGGAAAATACAAAATCGATGCACGATACAATAAAGAGAATTTAATTGCTCGCATTCAATTAATTGCAAAATACAAAAACAGAATTACATTATTCAATCTTGATGCAATTGAACTACTTAAAGAACCACCAATTAGAGGTTTTAAAAATTCTCTAATTTATTTAGATCCTCCATATTTTAAAAAAGGATCACAACTTTATAGAAACTTTTATAATCCAAGTGACCATGCAGCCATTAGAGATTCAATTAAAAAGTTAACCTCACCTTGGATCATAACCTATGATAATTGCGATGAGATCAATCAATTATATTCAGATTTTCCGCAAGAAACTTTTTCTATAACCTACTCTACACATATGTCAAGAAACAAAGGCTCTGAAGTTCTTATTTATAATCCCAATTTACAACTTCAAAATATCCCTTTAAAACAAACGGCTTGAATTCAACCTTCTAAACATACTTTTAAAAACGGGTAAAGTTCATCCCATAAAGTATTAATAGATTGTTTGGAAGGATGAAAGTTTTTTGAGTGCAAATATTTTTGCAGAGATGTAAATGATAAAAATTGGTCGTCATTTGCCAAGTGTGTAATTCTCTTTTCCAATTCAGCATCAATCTTATTACGTTGGTGCATGTGTTCCGCAGCTTTAGTACATTTCACAGCTAAACCACCACCACCTGAAGAATTCTTGCTACGGTATTCTTCTACAGCCATTTCGGTGAAAGCACGGATTAAAAATGTGGCGGCTATTGGAGTCCCTTTGCTGCCATCAAGTTGAATTTTCTTCAATTCTACATATATATTATTTAGCTTGTCAGAATGTCCATCAAAATTAAATCGGTGTCTGACAGCATTTACAACTGTTTTTCTATCCCATGTAGGTTTAGTTGGTGAGCTTGATTTTGACAAGATTTTCGCACTAGAAGGAGTGCTGTCGTCATCTAGTTTTTCCTGAGGAAATGTCGTTTGGGTCAATTTATTTTCGTTTTCGCTAGATAGAGAAGCCTTATCATCTTTTGCTCTGAAAGAACGTGGTAGAGTTGATGGAAGCAAATTATATAACTCAAAAAGCTTCTTTAAATATGTTTCTTGCTGAGATGGATCAAACACGTCTTTGGTTTTAATCTCTTGATCTCGTATTTCCGACAATATGGTATCTAGCATCTTCACACGACCATCTGATTTATTAGTCCAAGCGATTTTTCCATCATCAAAGGTAATACCAATTTTCATTAGTCTATCTTTATTTATTAACCTAGTTAAAACAGTTATTGGATACTCGTCATTAAAAATAAAACCATGATTTTTTTGGGCAAAAACAACAAGTTGTGCGGCCAGTAGATTGTCATCAGAGATTTTCCGGTCTATTGCAAACATTGCCTGAGCCATTGCAGTCCAACTTTTTTGACCAATACCTTCATTTTCACCAGTATGAGTTAATTTCATGTGATCATAAATGGCATCTAAATCATTAGATTTAAACACAGATACAGTCTCAAATATAT contains:
- a CDS encoding ATP-dependent Clp protease adaptor ClpS: MSTQLESKTELATSEPKMFAVFMLNDDYTTWEFCIKIINAVFHKTIAEADAITHDIHTKGKGLCGIYTYEIAETKAFMVREQARKEGFPMRCSVEEQ
- a CDS encoding DNA adenine methylase, producing the protein MFYSPLRYPGGKGKLSNWVANFMRHNNISGGVYIEPYAGGAAVALYLLLQEYVDHIVINDADPVIYSFWWSVINETDALTTLIRDTPVTIKEREKQLKIINNTDEHSLLEVGFATFFLNRTNRSGILKAGVIGGNQQDGKYKIDARYNKENLIARIQLIAKYKNRITLFNLDAIELLKEPPIRGFKNSLIYLDPPYFKKGSQLYRNFYNPSDHAAIRDSIKKLTSPWIITYDNCDEINQLYSDFPQETFSITYSTHMSRNKGSEVLIYNPNLQLQNIPLKQTA
- a CDS encoding ParB/Srx family N-terminal domain-containing protein: MRYESFKSSLEDLSDLKLDLANPRIGHKNDQSECIEAILNSKNFINLVEDIAINGLGISPIVVYQDDENRLTVMDGNRRTTALKLLSNPSLAKQHSLAAKIDVLAKKTSDNGDIFETVSVFKSNDLDAIYDHMKLTHTGENEGIGQKSWTAMAQAMFAIDRKISDDNLLAAQLVVFAQKNHGFIFNDEYPITVLTRLINKDRLMKIGITFDDGKIAWTNKSDGRVKMLDTILSEIRDQEIKTKDVFDPSQQETYLKKLFELYNLLPSTLPRSFRAKDDKASLSSENENKLTQTTFPQEKLDDDSTPSSAKILSKSSSPTKPTWDRKTVVNAVRHRFNFDGHSDKLNNIYVELKKIQLDGSKGTPIAATFLIRAFTEMAVEEYRSKNSSGGGGLAVKCTKAAEHMHQRNKIDAELEKRITHLANDDQFLSFTSLQKYLHSKNFHPSKQSINTLWDELYPFLKVCLEG